The nucleotide window ccacacacacaaaaaaaaaaaaaaaatcttccacAGATTAAAATCACTGATTAACCTAACCGGAAAGCAGAAAGAGATGCGGTTACAAACCTTAAAAATCTGCATTGCCTCTAGGCTCTTATTCTTGGGAGTGCCATTAATATCCCACAAGCAAATCTGAGCATCATCAGAACCGCTAAGCAAGTGGCCCTGCTTGAACTTACTCCAGGACAAGCCATAGCCTTCAGTGTTATGACCCCTAAGCCTTAAATCAGGGTTACAGAAACCATCAAGAGGGGGCTTAGAGGGATGCTTGCTATAATCAAATACATAAACTTCAGCACTAACGGTCTTGGTGGCAATGATGAAAGGGTTCTGGGGCATGTAGCGAGCCCTGTTAACCTCACCCTCATGGTTGATCTGCTGGATGATCTGGACCTTGCCATTGGCGCAGCCAAAGCCACCAATGTCGGGGCGATCATCGTCATAGTGGCGGGCATCATTCTCAGCATCATCAAGAGGGAGTTGGACCTGGGCCAGCATGAGGTAATTGGGCTCATTCTCAGAAGTGTGGGTGCCCAAGATGACCTTCTGGAGGGAATAGTCTTTGCCAGGTGGTTCGTGGCGGTCAGGAAGCCACTCCACAGTGAGAGAAGGCCACTCGAGGGCATGCGTAATGACCAGATCATACAAGAAAGGACTGTTCTTCTTCCATATCTTGTACTCTTCATTTATCAGTCGTTCCTCAATCTCACCCCTCATCTCCTCCTCCTCTTTCCCCATCCACACTCAATCTATTCTAACACTAACCACCCTTCTCTCTGCAATCCCAACAATCACAATCTTTTGCAATTGCAACTAATTATCCGTTCAACATGGGGGCTTGAGTCGGTTCACCCTGTTTATTTACTCCCCTCACCCTCTGCAatacattaaaaacaaataaaactcagTTAGCACCGTAAATTCATATGCAGTAAAGACACtcatgaattaaaaatagacataaTTAGTAACTAATTAACTACAAGTTTACTCCCACTGTTTTTCAGCATTGGCATCATCATCAGCATCCAATATAAGCTAACAGGTTTAGACGATGAGGAAAAAAGTATCGTAAATgcgcaaacaaaaaaaaaacattgaatataaagcaatgtcGCAGAAAATCCAGTACATGAGAAG belongs to Glycine soja cultivar W05 chromosome 5, ASM419377v2, whole genome shotgun sequence and includes:
- the LOC114412677 gene encoding WD-40 repeat-containing protein MSI1-like, which translates into the protein MGKEEEEMRGEIEERLINEEYKIWKKNSPFLYDLVITHALEWPSLTVEWLPDRHEPPGKDYSLQKVILGTHTSENEPNYLMLAQVQLPLDDAENDARHYDDDRPDIGGFGCANGKVQIIQQINHEGEVNRARYMPQNPFIIATKTVSAEVYVFDYSKHPSKPPLDGFCNPDLRLRGHNTEGYGLSWSKFKQGHLLSGSDDAQICLWDINGTPKNKSLEAMQIFKVHEGVVEDVAWHLRHEYLFGSVGDDQYLLIWDLRTPAASKPVQSVVAHQSEVNCLAFNPFNEWVVATGSTDKTVKLFDLRKINTPLHIFDSHKEEVFQVGWNPKNETILASCCLGRRLMVWDLSRIDEEQSPEDAEDGPPELLFIHGGHTSKISDFSWNPCEDWVVASVAEDNILQIWQMAENIYHDEDDLPEESTKAAAS